In the genome of Raphanus sativus cultivar WK10039 chromosome 9, ASM80110v3, whole genome shotgun sequence, the window TTCTCCTGGCCCTAGCCATCGCGTTGGCCGAGAGTGAGAAAACTTCATTTGCCTCACTTTGGGTCATGATTTCTAGTGCAGCTTTCATCGCCGTTTGCGTATTTGTTGTCAGACCAGGCATTTCTTGGATCATACGCAAAACCCCTGAAGGCGAGAACTTTAGTGAGTTGTACATCTGTCTCATCTTGACAGGAGTCATGATCTCTGGTTTCATTACCGATTCAATTGGAACACATTCAGTCTTTGGTGCTTTTGTGTTTGGTCTTGTGATCCCAAACGGACCACTTGGTCTTACCCTTATAGAGAAACTTGAAGATTTTGTCTCTGGACTTCTCCTACCTCTCTTCTTTGCAATAAGTGGTCTCAAGACTAATATAGCTTCCATCGAAGGTCCTGCCACATGGCTAACTCTGATGCTTGTTATCTTCCTAGCGTGTGCTGGAAAAGTCATCGGTACCGTTATTGTTGCATTTTTCCATGGAATGCCAGTTCGTGAAGGGATAACTATTGGCTTGCTATTAAACACCAAAGGTCTTGTTGAAATGATTGTCCTTAATGTTGGCAAAGACCAAAAGGTTTTAGATGATGAGACTTTTGCTACAATGGTGCTTATAGCCTTGGTTATGACTGGAGTCATAACTCCTATTGTAACCGTTCTTTACAAACCAGTAAGGCGTTCGGTTTCGTACAAGAGACGGACAATCCAACAGACAAAGCCAGACAGTGAGCTTCGAGTACTGGTATGTGTCCATACACCACGTAACGTTCCAACTATAATAAACCTTCTCGAAGCTTCGCATGCTACAAAGAGATCTCCCATATGCATATACGTTCTCCATCTTGTTGAGCTCACAGGTAGAGCATCCGCAATGCTGATCGTCCACAGCACTCGAAAATCCGGAAGACCGGCGCTTAACAGAACACAAGCTCAATCAGATCACATAATTAACGCCTTTGAGAACTATGAACAGCATGCTGCCTTTGTTGCTGTTCAACCCTTGACAGCTATTTCACCTTACTCGACCATGCACGAGGACGTGTGTAGCTTAGCAGAGGACAAACGTGTCTCCTTTATAATCATACCGTTTCACAAACAGCAAACGGTGGATGGAGGGATGGAAGCAACCAATCCAGCCTACCGTTTGGTTAACCAAAACCTACTTGAAAACTCGCCTTGCTCCGTTGGGATTCTTGTGGACAGAGGGCTCAATGGTGCCACGAGGTTGACCTCAAACACTATCTCTCTCCAAGTTGCTGTTCTGTTTTTCGGTGGTCCGGACGATAGAGAAGCCTTAGCTTATGCTTGGAGAATGGCTGAACATCCTGGCATTACTTTATCTGTGTTGCGTTTTATTCCTGATGAAGATGTAACAACAGATGCTGTTTCCGTGAAGAAGCAGCGACAGCTTGATGATGAGTACATCAATGCTTTCAGAGCAGCAAATGCGGAGCATGAGTCAATTCTTTACGTCGACAAAGTGGTTAGCAATGGTGAGGAGACGGTTGCTGCGGTGAGATCAATGGATAGTTCTCATGATCTGTTTATAGTTGGAAGAGGAGAAGGAATGTTGTCTCCTCTCACCGCCGGTTTAACTGATTGGAGTGAGTGTCCTGAGCTTGGTGCCATTGGAGATTTGCTTGCCTCTTCAGATTTTGCAGCCACTGTCTCGGTCCTTGTGATTCAGCAGTATGTTGGGTTGTCGGGACAAGAAGATGACATGGATTTGCCTGATAGTCCGATGCACTCACATGAACATCCAAGGCCCGCATATGGTTTAGAGAATCCACGATAGCTGAGTTTGAGAATTTGTCTACTCTTGTTTATTGTCATCTCTTTTCAATCTTACAAATGTATTTTAGCAAATCCATATTGGCTGACACCCTTGATATGggtattagttttatttattttagatatttgtaacttatttataaattattattataaattatctaatttaataatttttgatgtaatagtttttctttgcattttttATTCATGTGGATGAAAAAATTCTCTATTAATAGCCAAAACATCATTAGTGaacttacatttttttttgttgaaatgttaaatttatatatcaacaaaagaaaaaaatgtttacaataCGGAAACTTTTAAACTGCAAAATGCATTACATGAGCTTAGTTTCTTCCCATCCATCTCTGCATTAGAAGACTTGCAAACTCAGCATTCCTCATTCGTATGGAGGATAACCTATTACGAATAGTCCTGTCTAGAGACTTCACGAGCTTGGCCGGCGAGTTCCACGAGTTGTTATGCTTGCGCCCATTGCGTTCTTTCCAGAGCAAGTAGATTGATCCTTGAAAAGCCAACCGAAGCAGGCAGGAGTCAACCTTATTACGTCTAGGAGATAGCAGGGTGGTCATGGTGATGTTCCAATCAGGGCTTGGCCGTGGAAGGAGACATCCGGTCAGGTCGGTCCAGACAGTGAATGAGTATGGGCAAGCGAAGAAAAGGTGGTCTCGGGTCTCATCAGGTTCCCCACAGAGCCTGCAACCTTGAACCTCCCCCCATGCGCTGGTCCGATCGCCTGTAAAAGCCGGTTGTGAACTTACATTTGAAATCAATCAATTCTTATAATTGTGGATTGCAAAACAATATCAATGGACAGTGGCACTCAAAGCAATGTAAACATTTACAACTCATAAAcatcaacaaaataataatgacCAATCAACAtcatatattattaacaatttaAATCTTAGAAATTatgatataaaaacaaaaaataataaattacatgtATTACTCATAGACTATAtgatgaaaattatatatatatatatattatttgaaaaatcagTTTCACGTTCACGttagtttttaaaatgattaattagaAATGTATCCTTactaaattaaaatagtatatctAATTGCTATTGTTAaaactaattttcctttttatttattaatttatattaattagaaGTTTCCCactttttcaaataacatatatatatttaaaatgaaaaatttataaattaaaaaaaataaataaaaaattcaaaaaattacatatatatttggacaacaaattatatataatgtgaattaaaaagaagaaagttagcaaaaaatcttgaaattaagaaaaataatatttcctctagaacataatcttaaatatcataaattatattttcaaagtaataaaaCTATGTTCCTTATAACAATCTATTTTCTTAGATAATtacagaaaataatttaaataacataaaccgataaatatttagttgaataataataattagtatatttaggtatgttttattcattttcttctATAATATTTAGTCGACTTagaacattttataattataaaaagctaaaaataattataaaatagtttacTTATATAACATGATTTGccaaaaaattcacaaaaaagaattgttatttatttctaaaatgttaaataatattCTTCTTACAACTGATTTTACAATAATCaaattttgatcaaataattacaaatatctatttaaataGCATAATTCTAGATACatataatgaataaaaataatatatttgctactattagaaaatatatttttactttatatttaatttgatttgatttttattgg includes:
- the LOC108826943 gene encoding cation/H(+) antiporter 15; translated protein: MAEENSTAATSIICYAPSMITTNGVWQGDNPLDFSLPLFVLQLTLIVLVTRIFVFVLKPFRQPRVISEILGGIVLGPSVLGRYEKFANTVFPQRSVMVLETMANVGLLYFLFLVGVEMDIMVVRKTGRRALTIALGGMVLPFLIGAAFSFSMHRSDDHLGQGTYILFLGVALSVTAFPVLARILAELKLINTEIGRISMSAALVNDMFAWILLALAIALAESEKTSFASLWVMISSAAFIAVCVFVVRPGISWIIRKTPEGENFSELYICLILTGVMISGFITDSIGTHSVFGAFVFGLVIPNGPLGLTLIEKLEDFVSGLLLPLFFAISGLKTNIASIEGPATWLTLMLVIFLACAGKVIGTVIVAFFHGMPVREGITIGLLLNTKGLVEMIVLNVGKDQKVLDDETFATMVLIALVMTGVITPIVTVLYKPVRRSVSYKRRTIQQTKPDSELRVLVCVHTPRNVPTIINLLEASHATKRSPICIYVLHLVELTGRASAMLIVHSTRKSGRPALNRTQAQSDHIINAFENYEQHAAFVAVQPLTAISPYSTMHEDVCSLAEDKRVSFIIIPFHKQQTVDGGMEATNPAYRLVNQNLLENSPCSVGILVDRGLNGATRLTSNTISLQVAVLFFGGPDDREALAYAWRMAEHPGITLSVLRFIPDEDVTTDAVSVKKQRQLDDEYINAFRAANAEHESILYVDKVVSNGEETVAAVRSMDSSHDLFIVGRGEGMLSPLTAGLTDWSECPELGAIGDLLASSDFAATVSVLVIQQYVGLSGQEDDMDLPDSPMHSHEHPRPAYGLENPR